In Anguilla rostrata isolate EN2019 chromosome 1, ASM1855537v3, whole genome shotgun sequence, a genomic segment contains:
- the tbc1d31 gene encoding TBC1 domain family member 31 encodes MQTTDVGNKESGKIWYRNPGTSPSNGAIVNIIRSTGGHRSKTVRFLHVAFDTTGEEFLAGDHHGNIYVFDIIRNRFRLVQKTAQACTALAFNLRRTSEYLVALADYSIKCFDKDTKQLVSWMRGHDCSVSSVSVHSSGRYAITTSADTAQLWDLDTFQRKRKLNVRQSVGIQKVFFLPLSNTILSCFNDDSIFAWESDTLCCKYQLPVPQEGPRLYYRAFAVTRDGRTLAAGGRSNLLHLWSLDSRQLLRVIQMPPKVRTVRQLEFLPDNFDGGSSQTLGVLSQDGIMRFINIQTCKLLFDIGTLESHQTGPSRCPTWPDRTAITGGWTSGGLSIFSVQALTQEFNKPPPSLVKVVTGVNGEEPGPRVKVRAGAVQRPAKTSGRRVKAKVLRPRDLPSPDDKENELPDGLNKRRLQGLLKSFGEYPAKYRMFVWRSLLRLPENHSAFNSLMDKGVHSAFLTLHERYPIKSQKLHRGLQRLLSALTYWSAIFGETDYLPLMAFPFVKLFQNNPLICFEVVATLLVNWCQHWFEYFPNPPLNVLSMVENALAHHDKELLQHLMNCGITSQLYVWPLLETLFSEVLTREEWLKLFDNVFSNHPAFLLMAVVSYVTCCRAPLLLCTQREDFEYFFHHRNHLDVAAVIKETYRLMDTTPAELHPRSMLSDFEPLTKGQYPVFNKYPTFIVEHQSRERERIRQQEMEYLRERQMVQEMQAETVRRQAADQAWHAQQELLQQAEEQRQGILLEEENKLAEQRARLAAMKRELKLKELNLIDAARRRFLKHQHDQKRVELRRLDDEIRRKMTLRDQETAITMQDLELRQMELEAQRGLFEQQLAKEQDRVTQEVRAEVAARRHVAELEDSAFQQALDADSAHNVKSKKLLEESLAEAEQLSSDADWKAGVLRRLDWVGGEQERHQQELSRLSKQMLDKEEQLILAMKEVEGKKWEDVLEKRARLAEQREASQGDGPAWEAEERGEHLDRLRRSQEEPPQGNWKLDLRSPCSVRGLLQKPTPAHSQSKNICLNSTSPPVSPSSSISSSSAQFSLDRGRRELESKERELMRDVRELRRRLADRSRNANSVTCSASIQPSITCGSLASEDTITNTLA; translated from the exons ATGCAGACAACAGACGTCGGGAACAAGGAGAGTGGAAAAATATGGTATCGAAACCCAGGAACGTCACCAAGTAACGG GGCCATTGTCAACATTATTCGCAGCACGGGTGGTCATCGAAGCAAAACGGTTCGCTTTCTGCACGTGGCCTTTGACACAACGGGAGAGGAATTTCTGGCCGGGGACCACCATGGAAATATCTACGTTTTTGACATCATCAGAAATAG GTTTCGGCTCGTACAGAAAACGGCTCAGGCCTGCACGGCTCTGGCCTTCAACCTGCGGAGGACCTCAGAGTACCTGGTCGCTCTGGCAGACTACTCCATCAAGTGCTTCGACAAAG ACACCAAGCAGCTGGTGAGCTGGATGCGTGGGCACGACTGCTCCGTGTCCTCGGTGTCGGTCCACAGCTCTGGCAGGTACGCTATCACCACCTCGGCCGACACCGCCCAGCTGTGGGACCTGGACACCttccagaggaagaggaagctgaACGTGCGCCAGTCTGTGGGCATACAGAAG GTGTTTTTTCTGCCTTTGAGTAACACCATTCTCAGTTGCTTTAATGACGACTCCATCTTTGCCTGGGAGAGCGACACGTTGTGCTGTAAATACCAGTTACCAGTGCCACAGGAGGGGCCCAGGCTATACTACAGGGCTTTCGCTGTCACACG GGACGGACGCACTCTGGCCGCGGGGGGCCGGTCCAACCTCCTGCACCTCTGGAGCCTGGACAGCCGGCAGCTCCTGAGGGTCATACAGATGCCGCCCAAAGTGCGCACGGTGCGCCAGCTGGAGTTCCTGCCCGACAACTTCGACGGCGGGTCCAGCCAG ACCCTGGGTGTGCTGAGCCAGGACGGCATCATGCGCTTCATCAACATCCAGACGTGCAAGCTCCTTTTCGACATCGGCACCCTCGAGAGCCATCAAACTGGGCCTTCCCGATGCCCGACCTGG CCCGACCGGACTGCGATCACCGGTGGATGGACCAGCGGGGGCCTCAGCATCTTCAGCGTGCAAGCCCTGACCCAGGAATTCAACAAG CCTCCCCCATCCCTGGTGAAGGTCGTGACGGGCGTGAACGGGGAAGAGCCGGGTCCGAGGGTGAAGGTGCGCGCGGGAGCGGTCCAGAGGCCAGCCAAGACATCCGGCCGCAGGGTCAAGGCCAAAGTCCTGAGGCCTCGGGACCTCCCCTCTCCAGATGACAAAGAG AACGAATTGCCCGACGGATTAAACAAGAGGAGGCTTCAGGGTTTGCTGAAGTCTTTTGGGGAATACCCAGCCAAATACAG GATGTTTGTGTGGCGTTCCCTGTTGCGCCTGCCAGAGAACCACTCCGCCTTCAACAGCCTGATGGACAAGGGCGTACACTCCGCCTTCCTCACCCTGCACGAGCGCTATCCAATCAAGAGCCAGAAGCTGCACCGAGGCCTACAGAG GTTGTTGTCAGCTCTGACTTACTGGTCTGCCATTTTCGGAGAGACAGACTACCTACCTCTGATGGCATTCCCATTTGTCAAGCTCTTCCAGAACAATCCGCTCATCTGTTTTGAAGTGGTCGCCACCTTGTTAG TGAACTGGTGCCAGcactggtttgagtatttcccCAACCCGCCCCTGAACGTGCTGAGCATGGTGGAGAATGCCCTGGCCCACCATGACAAGGAGCTGCTGCAGCATCTCATGAACTGCGGCATCACATCACAG CTGTACGTCTGGCCGCTCCTGGAGACCCTGTTCTCGGAGGTCCTCACCCGGGAGGAGTGGCTGAAGCTCTTCGACAACGTCTTCTCCAATCACCCGGCCTTCCTGCTGATGGCGGTGGTGTCGTACGTCACCTGCTGCCGGGCGCCCCTCCTGCTCTGCACCCAGAGGGAGGACTTTGAG TACTTCTTCCACCACCGCAACCACCTGGACGTGGCCGCCGTGATCAAGGAGACGTACCGGCTGATGGACACCACCCCGGCGGAGCTCCACCCGCGCTCCATGCTGAGCGACTTCGAGCCCCTGACCAAGGGCCAGTACCCCGTCTTCAACAAGTACCCCACCTTCATCGTGGAGCACCAGTCGCGGGAGCGCGAGAGGATCCGGCAGCAGGAAATGgagtacctgagagagag GCAGATGGTGCAGGAGATGCAGGCGGAGACGGTGCGGAGGCAGGCGGCCGACCAGGCCTGGCACGCccagcaggagctgctgcagcaggccGAGGAGCAGCGCCAGGGCATcctcctggaggaggagaacaagCTGGCCGAGCAGAGAGCCAG GTTGGCTGCCATGAAgcgtgagctgaagctgaaggagCTGAACCTGATCGACGCGGCCAGGAGGCGCTTCCTCAAGCACCAGCACGACCAGAAGAGGGTGGAGCTCCGCCGGCTGGACGATGAGATTCGGAGAAAG ATGACCCTCAGAGACCAGGAGACCGCGATCACCATGCAGGACCTGGAGCTGCGGCAGATGGAGCTGGAAGCACAGAGAGGGCTGTTTGAGCAG CAACTGGCCAAAGAGCAGGACAGAGTGACGCAGGAGGTGAGGGCGGAGGTGGCGGCGCGCAGGCACGTGGCCGAGCTGGAGGATTCGGCCTTTCAGCAGGCGCTGGACGCAGACTCCGCCCACAACGTGAAGTCCAAGAAG CTGCTGGAGGAGTCCCTGGCCGAGGCTGAGCAGCTGAGCTCGGACGCAGACTGGAAAGCGGGGGTCTTGAGGCGCCTGGACTGGGTGGGAGGCGAGCAGGAGAGGCACCAGCAGGAGCTCTCCCGCCTCAGCAAGCAGATGCTCGACAAGGAGGAGCAGCTCATCCTCGCCATGAAGGAGGTGGAGGGCAAGAAG TGGGAGGACGTGCTGGAGAAGAGGGCGCGGCTGGCAGAGCAGAGGGAGGCCAGCCAGGGCGACGGCCCGGCCTGGGAGGccgaggagaggggggagcacCTGGACCGGCTGCGGAGGAGCCAGGAGGAGCCGCCAC aaGGGAACTGGAAGCTGGATCTAAGGTCTCCCTGCTCTGTCAGAGGACTTCTGCAGAAACCTACCCCAGCCCACTCGCAGTCCAAGAACATCTGTCTGAACAGCACGTCCCCGCCTGTTTCCCCTTCCTCGTCCATTTCCTCCAGTTCAGCACAGT TTTCCCTGGACCGTGGCAGAAGGGAGCTGGAAAGCAAGGAGCGTGAGCTGATGCGGGACGTCCGGGAACTCCGACGGAGGCTCGCCGACCGCTCCAGAAACGCCAATTCCGTCACGTGCTCGGCCAGCATTCAGCCCTCGATCACATGTGGGAGCTTAGCCTCGGAGGACACCATCACAAACACTCTGGCGTAG